In the Nicotiana tabacum cultivar K326 chromosome 16, ASM71507v2, whole genome shotgun sequence genome, one interval contains:
- the LOC107792747 gene encoding cytosolic sulfotransferase 17-like, producing the protein MDSSESLEELLMMNSEESLDEFLQSIPKVHRWGNNDLVKLNGVGIDPKYVPNAVRALNDFKPLPNDVILASFPKTGTTWLKSLLFSITYRSFKESLANIHPHVLVPTIEVQGFEGFESSTHDSRRLYATHTPYQILGSTHDLSNCRIIYITRNPKDTLISMWHFTNKMKDADGSLPLEEAIENFCSEIIPCGPYYDHVMGFKTASLEKPEYIFFITYEELMEDTKTHVKRLAEFLGCPFDKEEEVEEVVKNCSFDILTSHEVNKSGDFTSWFPVPFSSYFRQRNIGDHKSYLDAKTIEHIDALTKEKFHGAGFMYGI; encoded by the coding sequence ATGGATAGCTCGGAATCTCTCGAGGAGTTACTTATGATGAATAGCGAGGAATCTCTCGATGAGTTCCTTCAGTCCATACCAAAGGTACACCGGTGGGGAAATAACGATCTCGTAAAGCTTAATGGTGTCGGGATTGATCCCAAATATGTGCCAAACGCAGTTCGAGCTCTAAATGACTTCAAGCCACTTCCTAATGATGTAATTCTGGCCTCTTTTCCAAAAACGGGCACTACATGGTTAAAATCTCTCCTCTTCTCCATCACCTATCGCTCTTTTAAAGAGTCATTAGCCAATATCCACCCACATGTACTTGTTCCTACGATTGAGGTCCAGGGTTTTGAAGGATTTGAATCATCAACTCATGATTCAAGGAGGCTCTATGCAACCCATACTCCGTACCAGATTCTAGGCTCAACTCATGATTTATCTAACTGTCGAATAATTTACATTACAAGAAATCCAAAGGACACGCTCATATCAATGTGGCATTTCACAAATAAAATGAAGGATGCAGATGGATCGTTACCCCTTGAAGAGGCCATAGAGAATTTTTGCTCTGAAATAATTCCTTGTGGGCCTTATTATGACCATGTTATGGGATTTAAAACGGCAAGCTTGGAGAAACCTGAAtatattttctttataacttATGAGGAGCTAATGGAAGACACAAAAACTCATGTCAAGAGATTGGCTGAGTTTCTCGGTTGCCCATTTGACAAAGAGGAGGAAGTTGAGGAGGTAGTGAAGAATTGCAGCTTCGACATTCTGACCAGCCATGAAGTGAACAAATCTGGGGATTTTACTTCTTGGTTTCCAGTTCCTTTCAGTTCTTACTTCAGACAACGTAACATTGGGGATCATAAAAGCTATCTGGACGCTAAAACAATTGAGCATATTGATGCACTGACAAAAGAAAAGTTTCATGGAGCTGGTTTCATGTATGGCATTTAA